The Acinonyx jubatus isolate Ajub_Pintada_27869175 chromosome E3, VMU_Ajub_asm_v1.0, whole genome shotgun sequence genome has a window encoding:
- the LOC106987435 gene encoding insulin receptor substrate 1-like isoform X2 has product MKRGGGGPTAAPEAELGDVPLVLPRPRACPADVRLCGHLRKQKSQRRRFFVLRADPPSLECYESEKKFRAGRAPPKLIVSLAGACTISTRVDARQRHLILLYTRDRSLGVAAACEAEQQAWYSALLEVRAAAGPSFHEDPRAWILAPFQDVWPVTLRPKGLGRTRGLGSGRYRLCLGSGVLSLLRKPKGRGSRDTQASPPPALRLSLLSVRRCGHADSLFFLELGRSAPTGPGELWLQAPDAVVAQSIHETVLAAMKRLGDDDAGGRTEPLPRDPPTSSYRPSVSQPYATLASAAQSSSLSHRGSVGERKEKATPETLAALATAASHPGELERGGGYVAMGAGSNYEAMGDGQAGGYMVMAPPGLAAFAHAPPHEQLQGCGGTEYVPMGHFLPGSFSLSSLPRSYTPRPRRPGPSFQGPPPAVGECWGPTGAHPCLQPPPELGEYVCIRYVAPHHLGMSTAIQDPAKNRLNYVDLDLVPPLEAQGDTPGSSIHHPHSYARIDFQNLREVRSS; this is encoded by the exons ATGAAGCGGGGAGGCGGTGGTCCCACGGCGGCCCCAGAGGCCGAGCTGGGCGACGTGCCCCTGGTACTGCCGCGGCCCAGGGCCTGTCCCGCTGACGTGCGGCTCTGCGGCCACCTTCGGAAGCAGAAGTCCCAGCGCCGCCGCTTCTTCGTGCTGCGCGCGGATCCGCCGAGCCTAGAGTGCTACGAGAGCGAGAAGAAGTTCCGCGCCGGCCGAGCGCCGCCCAAGCTCATCGTGAGCCTGGCGGGCGCGTGCACCATCAGCACGCGCGTGGACGCGCGCCAGCGCCACCTGATCCTCCTGTACACGCGTGACCGCAGCCTGGGCGTGGCGGCGGCCTGCGAGGCGGAGCAGCAGGCGTGGTACAGCGCCCTGCTTGAGGTGCGCGCGGCCGCGG GTCCCAGCTTTCACGAGGACCCCAGGGCCTGGATCCTTGCTCCATTTCAGGACGTCTGGCCCGTGACGCTGCGGCCCAAGGGACTGGGGAGGACACGAGGCCTGGGCAGCGGCCGCTATCGCCTGTGCCTGGGTTCGGGGGTGCTGAGCCTGCTGCGGAAGCCCAAGGGCAGAGGCTCTCGGGACACCCAGGCTTCGCCGCCGCCGGCCTTGCGCCTGTCGCTGCTCAGCGTGCGCCGCTGCGGCCACGCAGactccctcttcttcctggaaCTCGGCCGCTCGGCGCCCACGGGCCCCGGGGAGCTGTGGCTACAGGCGCCGGATGCCGTGGTGGCCCAAAGCATTCACGAGACCGTACTGGCCGCCATGAAGCGACTCGGGGATGATGATGCCGGTGGCAGGACTGAGCCACTGCCAAGGGATCCCCCGACGAGCTCTTATAGACCCTCTGTCTCCCAACCTTATGCGACCCTGGCCTCGGCAGCCCAATCAAGCAGCCTGAGCCATCGCGGGAGCGTGggtgagaggaaggagaaagcaacCCCTGAGACCCTGGCGGCGCTGGCGACTGCAGCTTCGCACCCTGGGGAATTGGAGCGGGGCGGGGGCTACGTAGCCATGGGAGCTGGGAGCAACTACGAGGCCATGGGGGATGGCCAAGCAGGTGGTTACATGGTGATGGCACCCCCGGGCCTTGCGGCGTTTGCCCATGCCCCTCCCCACGAGCAGCTCCAGGGGTGCGGGGGCACTGAATACGTGCCCATGGGCCACTTTCTGCCAGGGTCCTTTTCCTTGAGCTCCCTGCCCCGTTCCTATACGCCCAGGCCCAGGAGGCCGGGACCTTCTTTCCAAGGCCCCCCTCCCGCCGTCGGGGAATGTTGGGGACCGACAGGGGCTCATCCCTGCTTGCAACCACCTCCGGAGCTAGGAGAGTATGTGTGCATCAGGTACGTGGCCCCACACCACTTAGGAATGAGCACTGCCATACAAGACCCGGCCAAAAACCGCCTCAACTATGTAGACCTGGACCTGGTCCCTCCATTGGAGGCTCAAGGCGACACCCCGGGGTCCAGCATTCACCACCCACACAGCTACGCCCGCATCGACTTCCAGAACCTCAGGGAGGTTCGG AGTTCCTGA
- the LOC106987435 gene encoding insulin receptor substrate 1-like isoform X1, with protein sequence MKRGGGGPTAAPEAELGDVPLVLPRPRACPADVRLCGHLRKQKSQRRRFFVLRADPPSLECYESEKKFRAGRAPPKLIVSLAGACTISTRVDARQRHLILLYTRDRSLGVAAACEAEQQAWYSALLEVRAAAGPSFHEDPRAWILAPFQDVWPVTLRPKGLGRTRGLGSGRYRLCLGSGVLSLLRKPKGRGSRDTQASPPPALRLSLLSVRRCGHADSLFFLELGRSAPTGPGELWLQAPDAVVAQSIHETVLAAMKRLGDDDAGGRTEPLPRDPPTSSYRPSVSQPYATLASAAQSSSLSHRGSVGERKEKATPETLAALATAASHPGELERGGGYVAMGAGSNYEAMGDGQAGGYMVMAPPGLAAFAHAPPHEQLQGCGGTEYVPMGHFLPGSFSLSSLPRSYTPRPRRPGPSFQGPPPAVGECWGPTGAHPCLQPPPELGEYVCIRYVAPHHLGMSTAIQDPAKNRLNYVDLDLVPPLEAQGDTPGSSIHHPHSYARIDFQNLREVRVRRHRQPPPV encoded by the exons ATGAAGCGGGGAGGCGGTGGTCCCACGGCGGCCCCAGAGGCCGAGCTGGGCGACGTGCCCCTGGTACTGCCGCGGCCCAGGGCCTGTCCCGCTGACGTGCGGCTCTGCGGCCACCTTCGGAAGCAGAAGTCCCAGCGCCGCCGCTTCTTCGTGCTGCGCGCGGATCCGCCGAGCCTAGAGTGCTACGAGAGCGAGAAGAAGTTCCGCGCCGGCCGAGCGCCGCCCAAGCTCATCGTGAGCCTGGCGGGCGCGTGCACCATCAGCACGCGCGTGGACGCGCGCCAGCGCCACCTGATCCTCCTGTACACGCGTGACCGCAGCCTGGGCGTGGCGGCGGCCTGCGAGGCGGAGCAGCAGGCGTGGTACAGCGCCCTGCTTGAGGTGCGCGCGGCCGCGG GTCCCAGCTTTCACGAGGACCCCAGGGCCTGGATCCTTGCTCCATTTCAGGACGTCTGGCCCGTGACGCTGCGGCCCAAGGGACTGGGGAGGACACGAGGCCTGGGCAGCGGCCGCTATCGCCTGTGCCTGGGTTCGGGGGTGCTGAGCCTGCTGCGGAAGCCCAAGGGCAGAGGCTCTCGGGACACCCAGGCTTCGCCGCCGCCGGCCTTGCGCCTGTCGCTGCTCAGCGTGCGCCGCTGCGGCCACGCAGactccctcttcttcctggaaCTCGGCCGCTCGGCGCCCACGGGCCCCGGGGAGCTGTGGCTACAGGCGCCGGATGCCGTGGTGGCCCAAAGCATTCACGAGACCGTACTGGCCGCCATGAAGCGACTCGGGGATGATGATGCCGGTGGCAGGACTGAGCCACTGCCAAGGGATCCCCCGACGAGCTCTTATAGACCCTCTGTCTCCCAACCTTATGCGACCCTGGCCTCGGCAGCCCAATCAAGCAGCCTGAGCCATCGCGGGAGCGTGggtgagaggaaggagaaagcaacCCCTGAGACCCTGGCGGCGCTGGCGACTGCAGCTTCGCACCCTGGGGAATTGGAGCGGGGCGGGGGCTACGTAGCCATGGGAGCTGGGAGCAACTACGAGGCCATGGGGGATGGCCAAGCAGGTGGTTACATGGTGATGGCACCCCCGGGCCTTGCGGCGTTTGCCCATGCCCCTCCCCACGAGCAGCTCCAGGGGTGCGGGGGCACTGAATACGTGCCCATGGGCCACTTTCTGCCAGGGTCCTTTTCCTTGAGCTCCCTGCCCCGTTCCTATACGCCCAGGCCCAGGAGGCCGGGACCTTCTTTCCAAGGCCCCCCTCCCGCCGTCGGGGAATGTTGGGGACCGACAGGGGCTCATCCCTGCTTGCAACCACCTCCGGAGCTAGGAGAGTATGTGTGCATCAGGTACGTGGCCCCACACCACTTAGGAATGAGCACTGCCATACAAGACCCGGCCAAAAACCGCCTCAACTATGTAGACCTGGACCTGGTCCCTCCATTGGAGGCTCAAGGCGACACCCCGGGGTCCAGCATTCACCACCCACACAGCTACGCCCGCATCGACTTCCAGAACCTCAGGGAGGTTCGGGTGAGGAGACACAGGCAGCCCCCTCCAGTCTAG